The proteins below are encoded in one region of Scomber japonicus isolate fScoJap1 chromosome 2, fScoJap1.pri, whole genome shotgun sequence:
- the LOC128366367 gene encoding myeloid-associated differentiation marker-like protein 2 yields the protein MDSHGGPYLNMRALCSPLGAARLCQLAMGCAVIAMVTHSAGYSGSQGVFCMAAWCFCFAMSVLVFFLDATRLYSCLPISWDNLTVTCAAFATLLYVTASVVYPLFFVRSECPYAGCDVRNFRIAVTVCSILGTLAYGAEVALCRARPGQTMVGYMATVSGLLKVVQGFVACIIFGALANRSEYSRYVATIYCVVVYAFCFVLTTLVVIMTVCGRTKAVRCMSFDRFVVVCTLLEVLLYLSASVVWPVFCFDTKYGSPERPSSCPQGRCPWDSKVVVAVFSFVNFGLYVADLIYSQRIRFVSSHARTNSRA from the exons ATGGATTCACATGGTGGTCCGTACCTCAACATGAGGGCACTCTGCTCACCTCTGGGTGCTGCCCGTCTCTGTCAGTTAGCCATGGGCTGTGCTGTGATCGCCATGGTAACCCACAGTGCTGGCTACAGCGGTTCCCAGGGTGTGTTCTGTATGGCGGCGTGGTGTTTCTGTTTCGCCATGTCAGTTCTGGTGTTCTTCTTGGATGCTACTCGTCTCTACAGCTGCCTGCCCATATCCTGGGACAACCTCACCGTCACATGTGCAGCCTTCGCGACACTCTT gTATGTGACAGCCTCTGTGGTCTACCCCCTCTTCTTTGTCCGATCTGAATGCCCCTACGCCGGCTGTGATGTCAGAAACTTTCGCATTGCTGTGACCGTCTGTTCCATCCTGGGTACTCTGGCCTATGGGGCTGAAGTGGCCTTGTGCCGAGCCAGGCCAGGTCAGACTATGGTGGGCTACATGGCCACCGTCTCTGGTCTCCTCAAAGTTGTTCAGGGCTTTGTAGCCTGTATCATCTTTGGAGCTTTGGCCAATAGGAGCGAATATTCACGTTATGTTGCCACAATCTACTGCGTTGTCGTCTATGCTTTCTGCTTTGTTCTGACTACACTGGTGGTCATAATGACCGTGTGTGGGCGGACCAAGGCCGTGCGCTGCATGTCCTTTGATCGCTTCGTGGTGGTGTGCACCCTACTGGAGGTTCTACTCTACCTGAGTGCATCAGTGGTGTGGCCGGTGTTCTGTTTTGACACTAAATATGGTTCCCCTGAGCGACCGTCATCATGCCCTCAGGGGAGGTGTCCATGGGACAGCAAAGTCGTGGTGGCAGTGTTCTCCTTCGTCAActttggactgtatgtggcggACCTGATCTATTCCCAGAGGATACGATTTGTCTCCTCACATGCGCGCACTAACTCTCGGGCGTAG